A genome region from Scomber japonicus isolate fScoJap1 chromosome 15, fScoJap1.pri, whole genome shotgun sequence includes the following:
- the abitram gene encoding protein Abitram: protein MDGIEQKDTEANAPSVIDRYYTRWYRADMKGNPCEDHCILQHSNRLCVITLAETHPVLQNGRTIKNINYQISNACSRLNNKVSGKSKRGGQFLTDFAPLCRITCTDETEYTVYSCIRGRLLEVNESILERPALLLEKPSTEGYIAVILPKFEESKSITENLLTREQFESVVSKRSVAQSQTS from the exons ATGGACGGCATTGAGCAAAAAGACACAGAAGCAAATGCGCCTTCAGTTATCGACCGATATTACACACGCTGGTATAGAGCCG aTATGAAGGGGAATCCGTGTGAGGACCACTGTATCCTGCAGCATTCAAACAG atTATGTGTCATCACTTTAGCAGAGACTCACCCGGTCCTTCAGAATGGGCGAACAATCAAAAACATCAATTACCAGATCAGTAATGCATGCAGTCGGCTAAACAACAAAGTATCGGGGAAGTCCAAGCGG GGGGGTCAGTTCCTTACTGATTTTGCACCTCTGTGTAGGATAACATGCACAGATGAAACTGAGTACACAGTCTACAG cTGCATCAGGGGCCGTCTTCTTGAGGTCAATGAGAGTATTTTAGAAAGACCTGCTCTCTTGCTGGAAAAg CCATCCACAGAAGGATACATTGCTGTCATCCTGCCGAAGTTTGAGGAGAGCAAGAGCATAACGGAGAACTTGTTGACCAGAGAACAGTTTGAGAGTGTCGTATCCAAACGGAGTGTTGCCCAATCACAAACCTCTTGA
- the sla1a gene encoding src like adaptor 1a produces MGNMIRGVRATNKVNKEDIDSSHKGSEDDIVVVLHDYPAPEISEPVYRMGEKLRVIAQEAYWWRVRSIQTGMENYIPNSHVAKVYHGWLFEGVERQKAEELLLLPGNRVGSFLVRQSARERGLYSLSVKHRIVKHYRIFRLDNSWYYISPRLTFQCLEDMINHYSDSSDGLCCVLTSPCLSGTTPAPDASPGPPPVVMRRNFDWNKIDRGQLVSTDSCTNNMVSYGVRNSIASYLSLSGNQDPAQNRAKTRKNKSKSVYNIPENGLSNIDYGDF; encoded by the exons ATGGGGAATATGATTCGAGGTGTGAGAGCCACAAACAAAGTCAACAAAGAAGACATTGACAGCTCTCATAAGG GCTCAGAAGACGACATAGTGGTAGTGCTCCACGACTACCCAGCTCCTGAAATTAGTGAGCCCGTCTACAGGATGGGGGAGAAGCTCAGAGTCATCGCACA GGAGGCTTATTGGTGGAGAGTCCGCTCTATCCAAACAGGAATGGAAAACTACATACCCAACAGCCACGTGGCAAAAGTATACCATGG TTGGCTGTTCGAGGGGGTGGAAAGGCAAAAGGCCGAAGAGCTGCTGCTTCTACCTGGGAACCGAGTGGGTTCCTTCCTCGTACGGCAGAGCGCCAGGGAGAGAG GTCTGTACTCGCTCTCAGTGAAGCACAGGATCGTAAAGCACTATCGTATCTTCAGGCTGGACAACAGCTGGTACTACATCTCTCCTCGACTCACCTTCCAGTGCCTTGAAGATATGATCAACCACTACTCTG ACTCTTCAGATGgcctgtgttgtgtgttaacCTCTCCCTGTCTGTCCGGCACAACACCGGCACCAGATGCAAGCCCCGGACCTCCACCTGTAGTAATGCGACGCAACTTTGACTGGAATAAAATAGACAG GGGGCAGCTTGTCAGCACAGACAGCTGCACCAACAACATGGTCAGCTACGGAGTCAGGAACAGCATCGCCTCCTACCTGTCCTTATCTGGGAATCAAGACCCTGCACAGAATAGAGCAAAAACCAGAAAGAACAAGAGTAAATCTGTTTATAACATCCCTGAAAACGGACTCTCAAACATTGACTACGGTGACTTCTAG